The genomic region TGATGTGGCATCTTGCAGTGGAGGCGTGCTGGATTGGTTAGCCACAAAGAGGTTGGACGACAAAGAACGGCACTAGCCAGCTAGCGGCGTGTGAAGCCACGTGAGAAAATCTGAGTTTTTCGTAGTCTTGCGCGGCTCGATTGTTGGGCGCTGAAACAACCAGATGCCGGCTACCACCAAAGCCGCGACACCAGCAACAACGGAGGCGCCAATGCCTACTTCTTTTGCGCCTGGCATGGTAAACAGCGGAACTGGGTCGCGGAAGGTGCGAATATCCCACCCGTTTTCCAGTGCAGTCTTCTTCATGACGCGGTCGGGGTTTACGGCGACGGGGTTTCCTACTAATTCCAGCATCGGAATATCGGTGGCGGAATCCGAGTAGGCAAAACTCTCGGCCAAGTTGATGTTTTCCGTGCGGCCAATTTCGGCCACGGCGTCAGCCTTGGCGTGGCCTTTGAGGTAATTGACTACCCCGCCGGTGAAATGGCCATCGACGGTTTCTAGTTCGGTGGCTACAACGTGTTCAACGCCTAGTTCTTCGGCGATCAGTCGTACCAACGTTGCCTCGGAAGCAGAGATAATGACTACTTCGTGACCGGCAGCTTGGTGGAATTGAATGAGCTCGCGAGCCTCGTGGTAAATCGCCGGGGTAACTACGGTGTGCATCGTCTCGCGAGCAATATTTTCTACTTCTTCCACGGACCAGCCGGTCACCATGGCGGCGAGTTGATCGCGGGTGGCATCCATTTGCTCGGAAGTCTGCCCGGCCATCATGTAGCTAGCCTTGGCCAAAGTCATCTGGAGCGCATCGGTGGGAGTAATAAGCCCGTTGTTCATGAACTCCTTGCCAAAGGCAAAAGCAGAAGAGGTAGCAATGATTGTCTTATCCAGGTCGAAGAAGGCACCAATGCGGGCGCCCTTCGCTGGTAAATAATCTTGTGAGCTCATGTCGTGCTTCCGTAAATTCATGTAACCGTTGTGCTGAGGTATGGGTTAAGCATAACAATTGAGTAAATTGTTAACTGCTGTGACTATTGTGGCACTCGGGTGGGTTGTTGTCTATAGGAAGAATCGTAGAACTTCTTCGTGGTGTTACTGAGTTATCCACAGCTAGAAAGGTGATGCGTCATTTAAACTACGCTCAAGTAGGTAGTTATCCACAGGCTAGATGATTGCCTCTAGTGCGCACTATGGTCTGCAAGACATAGTGAAGTCATGACGCAACACACGGAATTTATTCTCATAGCCTGCACAGACCCAGTGCTTGTGCCAGAGGCAGCGCACGCAGCCGCAGCAACAAGGCGCGAAGTTATTCATGTCACCGACCCGCGCGACTTGAGCAGGTATGCACCCGATGCCACCGCAGTGATTGTGGACTCTTCAACGGCCGCGCACATTGCTGCGACCGCACGGCAGTCTCGTATTTACTATGTGGCGCCGGAGCCGGGACCCATTGATTATGAAGCGGCACTGCGCTCCCGCGCGGAGCAAGCATTTATTCTGCCAGCAGAGTCTACGCAGCTGCTGCAGGCACTAGCGCGAGATACCGAGCACAAGCAAAAACATGCAGCGTTACGCATCGGAGTTGTCGGGGCGAGCGGGGGAGTTGGGGCATCAACGCTGGCGGCAGCCATCGCACGGTGCGCTAGTGCGCAGCACGGTACAGCATTGCTTATCGATGCTATCTCGTACTCCGGTGGCCTTGATTTATTGATGGGGCTGGAATCAGCGCCTGGTGCCCGCTGGCCTGATGTTTCTTTAGGGACAGGGGTCATTGATGCACACGATCTAATATCTGCCCTGCCTAATACTCCGGATGGAATCACGGTGTTATCAGCCGCGCGAAGTACCGTAGAGACTCCCTTTCGCCTAGAACCTGACGCTGTGGAGCGGATGGTGACGGCAGCGGGGCAGGGCTTTGACGTCATTGTGGTGGACGCACCCGCTACCGGAATTCCACATACTTTAGATCTAGCGGTCGTGGTGTGTGCCGCGGAAGTTCGATCGTCGGCCGCGGCGACAGAAATCTGCGCGGAATTAAAATCACGTGGTGCTTCCTTTACCGTGGCGCTACGCCACCGCGGCTGGTCCGGGTTAAGCGCACGGGATATTGAAAAAATCACTGGCGGTGATGTCGCTGCGGAGATTCCTCATTTAAAGGCACTGACCAAAACCACTGAGGTAGCCGGGCTGCCGGTGTCATTGCCTAAGAAACTTGCCGCACCAGCACGCACGTTGCTATCGGCGGCGGGGTGGTGAGGTCCATGGACAATACACAAGCATTAGTGGCTTCTTTGCAAAGCTCACTCGCAGAAGATCCGGCACTTGCGAAAAATCCTGCAGCACTCGCACGACGCATCCGCGATGAAGCAGGTGTCATCAGTGACGTGGAAGTCTTAGAGATTCTCCGTCGCCTGCGCAATGACACCTCTGGGATGGGTTTATTGGAGCAGGTCTTATCTCGTCCTGGTGTGACAGATGTTGTTGTCAACGGCCCCAATGATGTCTTTATTGATCAGGGCAATGGGTTATATCGAGTCGCTATTACTTTTGACTCGGATGCGGAAGTCCGCAGGCTCGCAACGCGGTTGGCAATTAGCTGTGGCCAGCGCTTAGATGACGCCCAACCTTTCGCCGATGCCCGCATAAACCGTGATGATGGCACGAGCCTGCGCATTCACGCACTCTTGGCGCCACCGAGTGAGACGGGGACTTGTATCAGCATCCGAGTGCTGCGCCAATCCAACACCACCTTGGATGATCTGGTAGCTAATAACACCATTACCAGTGCTATCGCCGAGACGTTGCGTGCACTTATCAAAGCCCGGCTGTCTTTTCTGGTTATCGGCGGCACCGGTTCCGGCAAAACTACGCTGCTATCAGCATTGTTATCTGAGGTATCGGAATCTGAACGCCTAGTCATTATTGAAGACACCGCGGAGCTCCATCCGAATCATCCGCATTCTGTCACTCTGGTTACGCGCCGGGCCAATGCCGAAGGAACCGGGGAGATCACCATGGCGCAGCTGTTGCGCCAGTCGCTAAGAATGAGACCGGACCGTATTGTCGTCGGAGAAATCCGCGGCGCCGAAGTAGTAGACCTCCTCGCTGCCTTAAACACCGGCCACGACGGCGGCGCAGGCACCTTGCACGCCAATTCACTACATGAAGTACCAGCTCGCATGGAAGCACTGGCAGCACTAGGAGGACTTGACCGCACCGGGTTGCATTCGCAATTAGCCGCAGCAGTCGATGTCGTTCTGACAATGTCGCGTGAGCCGCAAGGCCGACGACTACGAGAAATCGGAATATTGACTGACAACCCCGTAAAAGCTGAAATTATCTGGTCACTAGCCCATGGAGAACACACCAGGTACCAGGAATTTCTCGACAAACTCTCACAACGATTACCCGCCCCAGTTGCGTCAGCTACGAACACGCAAGATTCCTCTGCAGACGCAGGACGTGAGCAAGGATTACACATTCCCGCAGGGTTTCAGGGAGATATCACTAGCTTGTCGATGCCGGAGGCAGCATCATGACCCCTGCAACATACGCACTTATTCTGGTCGCAATACATGCATTCCTTCCCACGGTAAAAAGCACTGCGCGCGTGGAGACCACCCGGAAATCTCGGCAGTCACTGCCAGCGTGGATGATTCTCGGTGCCGTATTTCTCGTGGTATTCCTCTTTATTGCAGTAGGGCGACTGACCGTAATTGTCGCTGGTGTCATTGTTACCGGAACCATTGTTTACAGCCTGACGCAGATGCACGACAAGCGAGTGAATCTGCGAGCAGAAGATGCCATTGCCCAGCTTCTCGGAACTATGACCGCGGACTTGCGCGCCGGAGCCACTTTCCCGGCAGCCCTTAAACGCGGGGCAGATGAGCTTGCCGTGAGTGCAACGGTTTCGATGGACATCAAAGCAGCGATTGCTACGGCCGCGGTCATCGCTCATCGCGGTGGCAGTATCTCTACGGTCTTATCCACTTCACACCCACAGCTGACAAACCTTGGTGCTTTGTGCTCCTTAAATGAAAAACACGGGATCCCCTTATCCAATGTTTTTGAACAAGCCCATAACCAGATTGAATCCCGAAAACGCCACCGGGCAGCAACCAAAGCTAGTCTTCAAGGCCCGCAAGCTACCGCTATCGTGCTTACGCTGCTGCCACTAGCAGGAATTTTCATGGGAACCATCATGGGCGCAAACCCTGCGGGCTTTCTCTTCGGCGGGGGACTGGGCGGCTTGCTGCTCGTAGTCGGGGTGGCTCTAGCCTGCGCGGGGTTTATCTGGTCACGCATGCTCATCACAAACGCAGCTAGTTAATAAAGGACATGACATGAATTTCAGCGCTTTTGCCCTTATCCTCCTCGCTATCAACTGTTGGATTCCCGCCTCTGCCAGCAATGCTGCGCGAAGGATCAGCACAATATTAAATTGCAAGACCCCGCGCGCCGGGCCAGAGGAAACTGCAGAAAATCCCAGTGCTGTGTTTTCGGTGAAGAAATTGCTGCCGAAGCAATCAGTCTCGGTAGATCCCCTGGTCATTGCCGGTGATATTGAGCTATTCGTCGCCTGCGTGCGCGCCGGGTTATCTATTCAACAAGCCACGAGTGCAGTATCCGTCGTGGCGGAAGAACCAACCGTGACGTACTGGAAGCAAGTGAACTCCTTGCTCGCGTTGGGCGTTGAGCCCGAAAGAGCCTGGGTTCATATGCAACCTGTTCCGGGATTACAAGAACTAGCACGTCTTGTCATGATGTCTGAGCATTCTGGAGCGGCAATCGCTTCCGGGTGTCAGAGACTGGTGGATACCCTGCGTGCAGATGCCACCAGCAGCGCCATTGCCAAAGCAGAACGAGCGGGAGTGTTTATCTCCCTGCCACTCGCACTGTGTTTCCTACCCGCATTTATCATCCTCGGCTTGGTGCCCGTCGTTATCAGCTTGGGCGCTCAGCTTCTTTAAATTTCGACCAACCTTTCATCACAAAACTCATCTTCTAGACAAGGAAAAATCATGAACGCTTACAACAACCCCGCACGTCAGGCTCTGGCTTTGGTAGTTAAAAAGGCCGCCGCAGTAAACAATGACAAGGGCATGAGCACCGTGGAGTACGCGATGGGCTCGCTCGCCGCCGCAGCGTTAGCAGCCGTGCTTTACCTGGTGATTAATGGCGGCGCTGTCGTTGACGCCATTGAAGGAATTATCACCGATGCGCTATCGAATACTCCGGGATAGCGCGCACCGAACGAGTAGGAAATAGGGAGTAGAAAATGAAGAAGCTGGTGTTCAATGACCGCGGTTCAGTCACGATTGAAGCTGCTTTATCTTTAGCGGTATTGATGATTGTGGCGGCAGCTATCGTGGGAGCAATTGCCACCATGGCCGCCTATATTTCAGCCGTCGATATTGCCGGCGCAGCAGCACGTGCTCATGCCATCGGCGTTGAATACCAGCCTCCTCGTTCCGATATTGCACTAAATATTAGTGAATCCGCCGGTCTTATTACCGTGACGGCGAAGGTGCCCGGGGTCATCGGACAGATGAGTGCTGATGCCGTCTTCCCCGCCGAAGTAGGTGGGCAGTAATGCGAGGGCACGACACATCCCGCAGGCGCGGGGCAATTCTTGATGACTCCGGCTATGCCACTATCGCCTCATCGGGCATCATCATTGCGGCTGTCTCCCTGCTCTTGGTCGTAGCGGCAGTAGTCTCACGCGTCGTTGCGCTGCATGAAGCCCAAGTAGCCGCCGATATGGCCGCTATCTCGGGAGCCTTTGCTCACGCCCGGGGTGAGGATGGGTGCGCTGTAGCCTCCCACCTCGCCACCGCCAACGGTGCGCACTTGGCAACCTGCCACGTCATCGATAGCGACGTTCAAGTTGCCGTGAGCGTTCGCATGCGAACGTCAAGTGCGCAAGCAGGCCCGGTTTAGCGGAGGCGTCCTTCGCACCTTGCAACGCAGATTCAATCAGGTTGCTGCGCTCTAGTGCAGATCCGCTATCGACTGCCTCGGACCATTGCTTTTGGGTTCCCACGGCTGCGAAATTCGAGTTCAGCAAAGCCATCATTGTGGTGTGTACTGACTGGGCATCGACACTGCTAGCAGCGTTAGATAAGTTAAGTGTTTAAACGCGAGCCAGCACGAGCGCACCCAGGCAGATGAGCTGATGATGGTTGTCTCCGGTTATGGGCGAAAGTCCTTAAACACCACCGTGGAATTGATGGCGAAGCACTACGGAATGTCCGGCGCCAATTAAGAACCAGATCCGGCTGTCAGCGTGACCAAAGCACCCAGCAATTTCAAAGCCCCTGCTTTATCGAGTGGTTGATTGCCATTGCCGCACTTGGGCGATTGTACACACGAGGGGCAGCCGGATTCACACGGGCACGAGCGTACTGCTTCAAAAGTGGCGCTAATCCACTCGGGGAAGCGCTTGAACCCTTCTTCCGCGAAGCCAGCGCCGCCGGAGTGACCGTCATAGACAAACACGGTGGGCATCTGGGTGTCCTGGTGCAAGGCAGTAGACACGCCACCAATATCCCAGCGGTCGCAGGTAGCAATCAACGGCAATAGCCCAATGGCGGCATGCTCCGCCGCATGCAGCGCGCCGGGAATATCAGCGGCGCGAATCCCCATGGCCTCCAGCGCCAAAGGGTCGACCGTATACGCCACCGCGCGAGTGTGCAGGCGCTGCTCGGGAAGATCCAGCGGGATGAGATCCGAGGTAGTGCCATCGGCAAGCTTGCGAAAATAGCCTACTACTTGGTCGGTCACCTCAACATCGATAAGCGCTGCCCACACCCCGCCGCCATAATCGACCAGATCATCCTCCTTCGCGGCACTCATAATCGCGATATCGGTGGTGGAATTTGGCTGGGTGGAATACTCCGGCTCCCCGGGGGCGGCAAAGGCTATGCCTTCCTCGATGTCTAAATCTTCAATGACAAAGCTTTCACCCTGGTGCAGATACACCGCGCCGGGGTGCACCTGGGAGTGTGCACGCGCGGCATCGACGGTGCCTAATAGGCGGCCATCGCTGGTATCCATAATGAGTACGTTATTGCCAGCCCCGCCGCGCAGGCTGACCTGCGAGTGCGCTGTTTCCGGACGCAGATCGCCATCGAGTTGTGGCACGGCAAACCATCCCTGCGGGCGGCGGCGCACTAAGCCTTGCTGGGCTAGGGCTTCAATGACCTGTTCGGCGCGGTAAAAGCGCACCTCGGCATCTGTTAAAGGCTGCTCGATGCAGGCACAATAAATATGGCCGTAGAGAATATACGGATTCTCCGGATTAAACACGCTAGCTTCCACCGGCCGGCCCAACAGCGCGTCGGGGTTGTGCACCAAGTAGGTATCCATTGGTTCATCGCGCGCGACCAACACCACCAATGAGCCTTGCCCGCGGCGTCCGGCGCGGCCAGCCTGCTGCCAAAAACTTGCCACCGTTCCGGGAAAACCCGCGGTGACCACGGCATCTAGCCCGCCGACATCAATGCCTAGCTCCAAAGCAGAGGTAGTGGCAACGCCGAGCAACTCACCGCTATCGAGCGCGTTTTCCAGCTTGCGGCGGTCTTCCGCCAAATAACCCGCGCGGTAGGAAGCAATGCGCTGGGCAAAATCTGGCCGGGCTAGCGCGCCAGATAGTTCTGCCTGGCAGCGCAGCGCGACTTGCTCTGCCGAACGCCGCGAGCGTACAAAGGTCAACGTCCGCGCACCTTCGGCCACAATGGCCGCCATCATCTCCGCTGCTTCCGTCGTTGCCGCGCGACGCACAGGGGCACCGTTATCGCCTTCCGCACCCTCGATAAACCCGGGCTCCCACAACGCAATGGTGCGCTCACCCGTCGGCGCGCCGTCCTGGGTGACTTCTAAAAATCCCACGCGGCTGGTCAAACGTTTCATATGCTCTGCCGGATCATTCATGGTGGCAGAGGCGCCAATGATCGTCGGATGCGCGCCATAACGTGCACATATTCGAAGTAGTCGTCGCACTACTAGTGCAACGTGCGCACCAAATACTCCGCGGTAGGAATGGCATTCATCAATGACAATAAACTGCAGATGCCGTAAAAACCGCGTCCACCGTTCATGCGCGGCCAAAATGGACATGTGCACCATATCGGGGTTGGAAAAGACAAAACGCGCATGATCGCGAATCCCCGCCCGTGCCTCCGACGGGGTATCACCGTCATAAGGAGAGGGGATAACGGAAGCAAGCTTGTCGATGCCCCTAGTCAGCTCCATAATGGCCAACAACTGATCGGAACCCAGCGCTTTGGTCGGTGTTAAATATAGCGCGCACGCTGTGGGAGCTTCGGCCAGCCGGGTCAAGATGGGCAGTTGATAACCCAGTGATTTACCTGATGATGTGCCGGTGGCAACGACGACGTCCTGGGACGCGAACGCGGCGTCGGCAACTTCCCGCTGGTGCGAATACAACTGTGTGATGTCGCGCTCAGCAAATTTTTGCACCAGCTCCGGCAGTGCCCACTCAGGCCACGGGGCAAATTGCGCCTTTGTGGCCGGTTGGGAGACCGAATGGGTCAATGTCGAGGTAGAAAACCGGGGACTTAAGCCGGCGAGTAGTTCTTCACCAAAACTCAAAATCTACCCCCTTTTTAGGTAAGAGTGAAAAAGAATTCTCTTAAAGACTATCGCCAAGGGGTGCAGTCGTGTCACACTGTGGGTGGTCGCAGTTTCTTGGCGCAAGATTTAACACCACTTTGGTGCTCGCAAAAAGAGTTATAGCAAGATTTTATCGCGTGCACCCGGGGGACCGGGAGTTCGAAAAAGTTTGTTTGACCCGGCGTTGATAATTCTTCAACGACGAACCCCCTATTTTTTAAGGATATTTATCATGGCACAGGGAACCGTAAAATGGTTTAACGCTGAAAAGGGCTTC from Corynebacterium ammoniagenes DSM 20306 harbors:
- a CDS encoding DUF4244 domain-containing protein, which gives rise to MNAYNNPARQALALVVKKAAAVNNDKGMSTVEYAMGSLAAAALAAVLYLVINGGAVVDAIEGIITDALSNTPG
- a CDS encoding DEAD/DEAH box helicase; amino-acid sequence: MSFGEELLAGLSPRFSTSTLTHSVSQPATKAQFAPWPEWALPELVQKFAERDITQLYSHQREVADAAFASQDVVVATGTSSGKSLGYQLPILTRLAEAPTACALYLTPTKALGSDQLLAIMELTRGIDKLASVIPSPYDGDTPSEARAGIRDHARFVFSNPDMVHMSILAAHERWTRFLRHLQFIVIDECHSYRGVFGAHVALVVRRLLRICARYGAHPTIIGASATMNDPAEHMKRLTSRVGFLEVTQDGAPTGERTIALWEPGFIEGAEGDNGAPVRRAATTEAAEMMAAIVAEGARTLTFVRSRRSAEQVALRCQAELSGALARPDFAQRIASYRAGYLAEDRRKLENALDSGELLGVATTSALELGIDVGGLDAVVTAGFPGTVASFWQQAGRAGRRGQGSLVVLVARDEPMDTYLVHNPDALLGRPVEASVFNPENPYILYGHIYCACIEQPLTDAEVRFYRAEQVIEALAQQGLVRRRPQGWFAVPQLDGDLRPETAHSQVSLRGGAGNNVLIMDTSDGRLLGTVDAARAHSQVHPGAVYLHQGESFVIEDLDIEEGIAFAAPGEPEYSTQPNSTTDIAIMSAAKEDDLVDYGGGVWAALIDVEVTDQVVGYFRKLADGTTSDLIPLDLPEQRLHTRAVAYTVDPLALEAMGIRAADIPGALHAAEHAAIGLLPLIATCDRWDIGGVSTALHQDTQMPTVFVYDGHSGGAGFAEEGFKRFPEWISATFEAVRSCPCESGCPSCVQSPKCGNGNQPLDKAGALKLLGALVTLTAGSGS
- a CDS encoding HAD family hydrolase, encoding MSSQDYLPAKGARIGAFFDLDKTIIATSSAFAFGKEFMNNGLITPTDALQMTLAKASYMMAGQTSEQMDATRDQLAAMVTGWSVEEVENIARETMHTVVTPAIYHEARELIQFHQAAGHEVVIISASEATLVRLIAEELGVEHVVATELETVDGHFTGGVVNYLKGHAKADAVAEIGRTENINLAESFAYSDSATDIPMLELVGNPVAVNPDRVMKKTALENGWDIRTFRDPVPLFTMPGAKEVGIGASVVAGVAALVVAGIWLFQRPTIEPRKTTKNSDFLTWLHTPLAG
- a CDS encoding type II secretion system F family protein; translation: MNFSAFALILLAINCWIPASASNAARRISTILNCKTPRAGPEETAENPSAVFSVKKLLPKQSVSVDPLVIAGDIELFVACVRAGLSIQQATSAVSVVAEEPTVTYWKQVNSLLALGVEPERAWVHMQPVPGLQELARLVMMSEHSGAAIASGCQRLVDTLRADATSSAIAKAERAGVFISLPLALCFLPAFIILGLVPVVISLGAQLL
- the ssd gene encoding septum site-determining protein Ssd, producing the protein MTQHTEFILIACTDPVLVPEAAHAAAATRREVIHVTDPRDLSRYAPDATAVIVDSSTAAHIAATARQSRIYYVAPEPGPIDYEAALRSRAEQAFILPAESTQLLQALARDTEHKQKHAALRIGVVGASGGVGASTLAAAIARCASAQHGTALLIDAISYSGGLDLLMGLESAPGARWPDVSLGTGVIDAHDLISALPNTPDGITVLSAARSTVETPFRLEPDAVERMVTAAGQGFDVIVVDAPATGIPHTLDLAVVVCAAEVRSSAAATEICAELKSRGASFTVALRHRGWSGLSARDIEKITGGDVAAEIPHLKALTKTTEVAGLPVSLPKKLAAPARTLLSAAGW
- a CDS encoding type II secretion system F family protein, coding for MTPATYALILVAIHAFLPTVKSTARVETTRKSRQSLPAWMILGAVFLVVFLFIAVGRLTVIVAGVIVTGTIVYSLTQMHDKRVNLRAEDAIAQLLGTMTADLRAGATFPAALKRGADELAVSATVSMDIKAAIATAAVIAHRGGSISTVLSTSHPQLTNLGALCSLNEKHGIPLSNVFEQAHNQIESRKRHRAATKASLQGPQATAIVLTLLPLAGIFMGTIMGANPAGFLFGGGLGGLLLVVGVALACAGFIWSRMLITNAAS
- a CDS encoding TadA family conjugal transfer-associated ATPase; the encoded protein is MDNTQALVASLQSSLAEDPALAKNPAALARRIRDEAGVISDVEVLEILRRLRNDTSGMGLLEQVLSRPGVTDVVVNGPNDVFIDQGNGLYRVAITFDSDAEVRRLATRLAISCGQRLDDAQPFADARINRDDGTSLRIHALLAPPSETGTCISIRVLRQSNTTLDDLVANNTITSAIAETLRALIKARLSFLVIGGTGSGKTTLLSALLSEVSESERLVIIEDTAELHPNHPHSVTLVTRRANAEGTGEITMAQLLRQSLRMRPDRIVVGEIRGAEVVDLLAALNTGHDGGAGTLHANSLHEVPARMEALAALGGLDRTGLHSQLAAAVDVVLTMSREPQGRRLREIGILTDNPVKAEIIWSLAHGEHTRYQEFLDKLSQRLPAPVASATNTQDSSADAGREQGLHIPAGFQGDITSLSMPEAAS
- a CDS encoding Rv3654c family TadE-like protein, with the protein product MRGHDTSRRRGAILDDSGYATIASSGIIIAAVSLLLVVAAVVSRVVALHEAQVAADMAAISGAFAHARGEDGCAVASHLATANGAHLATCHVIDSDVQVAVSVRMRTSSAQAGPV